The genomic stretch AGTGGCTGGACTACAGCTGCTCAGGACAGTTCACCGCTGGGCATTACATGGGCCTGGAGGGAGATACAGTGTGGCCCTTCTGTCCAGCCCCCACCACCTTGTCCCTGTAGAGACACTGCCCAGTTCTCTGGACAACCCACCCCCCCACCAGGAGCCCAGGTTCAGAATCTCCTCTTTCAGGGCCTGGCCTCCACCCGTCCCCAACCACTCCCTGAGAAGCCTCTCCAACCACATAGGTGGGGCCCACACGGGCTGGGGAtacggggcgggggcggggggtgagacTAGCTAGAGGCCACGGTTTCCTCGTCTGTAGAAGGTCTTGCCCACACATGTGCTATGTCCATCACACTGGCCCAGGCAGGGGTCCCGGACAGGGGAGTGAGAGCCTACCCAGCCCTGAGGAAGGTATGCGGGGGGAGAGGGACAGTGGCCAGGGTGGGCCTGGGCAGGGCCAACCGTGTATTCTTCTCAGGAGGGGGACTGGGTCCAAGTGGAGGGGGGTCAGGGCAGGGTGGGTGGGAACCTGGGCTGGGCTCTCTGGTGCCGGCAGGTGAGGAGTGGGCCCAAGGCCACCACGACCCGGCTTCCACAAACCTGAGGCATCTCCCAGGAGGCTGGAGAAGCCAGGACAGCAGCCACAGGCCTGTGCTTCCCGGCAGGCCAtctgccctgcccagctcctggcGCCCACTCCCAGCACCGGCCTCACCTACTCCAGCTCAAGGGCAGGGCGTCCTTCCTGAGCTGGAGGCTGCACCTGCCTCAGGGGGCAGAGGGGCTCCCTGGCATTAGCCTGCGGTGGGCGTGTGCCCTGTCAATCAGCCTCAGCATGTGGGCGGGCCCGGCAGAGGAGGGGGTCTGGGCTGTAGGGAAGGCCTGGCTCGGATCCTCAATGTCCAGGCCGGCGGGGTGTGTGGACTGGGCCATCCCTCCCCGCAGACCTAGACACCACCTGTCTGCCTCTCGCTTGAGAGGGTGAGAaacccccacccctacctccaGGGAGCGGAGGCCATGACAGCCCCGGTTGCTCACCCTGGCCAGGCACACTAACCACACCGAAGGTTACCTGAAGGTCACAGCATAATGGGGGTGTCCCAGGGAGCCTCAGCAGCCCCTCACCCCCCTGCCGTTCTGGAGGGGCATCCAGCTGCTGAGAGTCAAGTTTACAAGGGGCAGGTGGTCTGCCTCCCCCGACCTACCCTCGGGTGTTTTTAGCTCACACTGATGTTACCCggctgccccctccccctccctgggcTGCTGTGCCCGGGAGAGCGATGACCTTTAAGACTGGGAACGGCCGCTTCGCCCCGCGAGCCCCTGCGCCCCCATCCCGCCCTGGCCCCAGGCCGCGGAGCCCCCTGCCGCCTTACGCTGATGCTCCCGGCTCTCCCACCTCCGTGCTGCGCGCTCTCCTTGGGGCCACGGCAGGCGGCGGGCGGCGGCTGCGGATGCGAGGACTGGGAGTTTCCCACAATGCCGTGCCCCGGCGCAGTAAGTTGGGGGCGGGCCGCACCAGCGCTGGCTCCGCCCtcgccctccctctccctctggcgCCGCAGCGCCCGGGAATGGCTGGGAACTCTGGGGCCCGCAAACCCAGCTCCGCTTTTTAATCGCAAGGATGGTTTAGGGTCAAGGAGGTGAGGAACTCAGTTCTTTCCTTCCTGCAACCCCAACGCAGGCAGACTGCGCGGGAATCAGGAGGCGGTCCCTCCCAGGACCCCCGCCAGGCCAATGTGCCCCTCGGCCGGACCCAGGCCTGCAGGAGGGGAGCCAGTTACAAAGAGGGCTGCCTTCTCCCCAGCCCCTAACAGAATCTGAGAGAGGATGCGTCTacttagaatatttatttatcttcttacaTGACAAGACACAAAAAGTCACTTCTTAAAactcctcaaaagaaaaaaaatataaatctgtaaGCAGCAGCCTCAGCTTCCAAGGTACAGATGTGATGGGAGCAACGGTGAACTGGGGGCCAGGACTGAGCCCCAGGTAGTGTCACTGGGAAGGGGCCTCCTCCAGAGGGCCTGGGTGGGGGACACAGCACCAGCACTTAAGGACCAATCACCAACATGATCACGTGGGGGAGTGCCTGCCTCGATTCACAACTTGGATGAGTCTGGGAGCCAGGAGCACAGAGGGGTGCGACGTGGTCAAGGGCCTTATGTAGAGGCTCAGAGAGCGGAGTGGGCCCTGAAGGCACAGCTCCTGGCCCCGCCACCCCCACAAAGCAGAGTGGGTGCCCCCATACTGGTCTCCGTGTATGCCCTTCCCCCTGGCCAATCCCGTACCTGGGGTGCGGGTCTCAGAGAGGGGTCAACTGAAGGTGCAGCAAGAGGGGCTAGGCTGGAGCACTAAATTCCTGGACGAGGTCAGCGGGGAGCCGagagcacacacagcacacacacagcgCTGACCATGTGGGAAGGGCAGCGGCCCCCACAGCCGCAGTCGGGAGCCCGCTCCTTACAGTattcacacgcacacacagacctCATGTACTCTGGGCCtccagcctggggtggggcacAGGGGCCCAACAGGACCGGTGCTGGGTCCCACATTGGGAAGGGGGTTCCCTGGGAGTCAGAACTCAGTGTGAGCCCCCAGCTTGGGATTCCTGGCTCAATATAGGGGGCAGGAGACCCCAATCCTCCTGCAAGGCTGGCCGAGGTGAGAACAGCAGCAGAGGAGGTCTGGACGGACGGATGGAGGGCTGGGCAGAGCCACTTGTGCTCAGCAAGTTAATAAATAGGTTTGTGCAGGGTCCCCTTTGTGGATGAGGGGCCATGCCTCGGGGACAGGCTGGTAGCCTGGAGGGTAGGGTCCAGCTTGCCCAGCCCACGCCTGGAGGCCTCCAGCCCAGAGACCAGCTCTGATCCGGGGGTGTTCAGGCCGGGTgggagctggggcagggctggctccaGGAATGTAAAGATTTCTGCGGTTTCTACATAAATAAGACGTTGATCCCACTGGTTGTGCAAGCAGGACCCCTCGGGGTTTGTGTGTGGACCCTGCACCCCTTCCacgtggggaggggtgggagagactTCCCTTGCTCAGTCCTGGGCAGGCCAcctggccccagccccactcTGGTCCCGCTTGGTGTGGGCGTGGGGCAGCCTGGGCTCAGGGATGGGGGTGCTGCAGCCCCAGCAGGGTCTCTGCGATGCCCAGGAAGTAGACCACCTGGGCGATGCCAAACAGGGGGGCGATGACCAGAGCACGGCAGTAAGCGCCCTTCAGGAAGGCTGAGGGGCCCTCGTGCTGCAGAATCTTCCTGTGGGGAAAGGGGATTAGAGATGTGCTGGGTCCCATGGCCCACACCCGCCCCCGCGGGCCTCACCCACCTGGCACAGTCCAGGAACCCCGAGTAGGTGTCCTCGTTGACCCCACGCTGGAGCGACTGCAGCCTTGTCTTCACCACTGCAGGGGGGCGTGTGCGTCAGCCAGCATGGGGGTTCACTcacctccaaccccaccccctcagcaccccacccccagcctgggaCCCAAGCCCAGGCACTGACCATCACAGGGGTTGACAGCCACAGCAGCCGTACTTCCGGCCACACAGCCGGCCAGGAAGGACACGTAGAAGGGAGACTTCTCCCCAGATGCGGGCTGGCCCAGCTGGTTCAGGTTGGCAAAGAGGGGGAAGTAGACGATGGAGAAGGGGACGTCCCTGTAGGGGGAGGTGGTGGTGACCAGGAGGGGTGGGGCGGGCCTCcctcctcccgcctccctcctccAGGCCTCCCTGGCCCTCCCACCTGAGCAGTGTGGCCCCCAGTCCCTTGTAAAGGCCAGCAATGCCGCGGCTGCGGAGCAGGTCCCGGGTCAGCTGGGTAGCTGTGGGCCGAGTGATGCTCGGAGCCTCTGCCGAGGGCTGGGCACCCCCCTGGGTTGAGAGCTGGGCCTGGGCAGCCAGTATCTTTTTCTGGGCGGCTGGGGAGAAAGGGGACAGGCCTGCTGGTCTCCCTCCGAGTGCGAAATGGGGGCAGGGGACAGCGTGCCCGCTACTGCCCACAGCCTCACCAATGCGTCCTGCGTCCTGCAGCTGGATCTTCAGCATCTCCATGGGGGTGGTCACGATGACCTGGCAAGTACCAGCCCCGCAGCCTGCCAGCATCTCCCTGTATAGGGTCAGCTTCTGCCTGTAGCGGAGTGGATGCGGGTCACGGTGAAAAGCCGCAGCCCTGCCACCCAGAGCAGCCCGCTGCGCCCACCAGCGGCAGTGGAGGCAGATGCAGCTCTGTGGGCACAGTACCCCCACCTCACACACCCTCTAGGCCCTCCAGCTACGGGCACCAAGCCCAACAGACAGATGGCCCCACGGCAGGACCTGGGAAGGTTGGCGGGACCATTCTCaagcagagagaaatggagaagctGGGGATCTCCAGAGCCCTAAGGGCTAtactttcagccccaccctctGGTGACCCAGGAAAGCTGGTCAGTGCCCCCCAATTCCAGCCTGCAGGGGAGGCAGGCCGTGACTTGGGGCCAAGGACCACTGGGGCCTGAGCAGCACTGACTCACCATCTGCCTCACTCCTCCCAaagcagggggcagggaggacagagGAGCAGCAGCAGAGGGAGGCCCTGCAAGGTCAAGGTGAGGGATGGCAGGCTAGAGTCCTCTTCCTCGGTTGGTTGGGAGGCACAGACCCCTCCCCCTCATGACCTTGGCTCCTGGGAGGCAGCCCTCCTGGCAGGGCCAAGCCCCTCACCCGTCCTTGGAGAGCTGATATCGGAAGAAGTCGTTAGCTGCCAGCTTGATGGCCTTCTCAGGAGTGACGAGGGTCAGGTTCACTGCAGCTCCTGTGGAGCACGTGGTGGGGGGGCACAGGCAGATCAGTGGTCCAGGCGGGAGGCTCCAAGCCAGCACACTGGCTTCCCAGCTGGCAGAGTTCTACCCGTCACTCCTTGgctgcctcctcctgccctctcaCCCACATTTGTGCCAGGCGGGGGCGGGAACCAGGCGGGATAGGGCAGTGCCTCCTTCTCCAGCATTCTGCTCACCCTCCCCCATGGTCCTCCCACTGCAGGCAGGTGGGCCTCCCTGGGCAACACCTCCCCTGGAGGACAGAAGGAGCTCGCAGTACCAGGGCACTGGGTAGAGGACAGGTGTACATTGCTGTGTCTAGcctggtgggtgggggctggtgagGCAATGGCAAATCCCTCTCGGCAGGAAGGGCTCAGGGCTGCACAGCATCTGGGCAGATCCAGGCTCGGGGACTGTTTAAGCTGCTTTGCAGTAATGCTCCCCTCCCGCCCTCCATCCCGGTCTCCCAGCAGACAGGGTCCTGCCTGTCCCAGAAGTCAGGGCCGGGGGCTGTGAGCACCGTAAATGACACAGTGTCCTGCCATGCTGGGAGCTGGCAGTAAGTCAGGCATGGGGGGCTATCTGGGAAGACTGGGGTGCTGAGAACGGCCACTCCCCAGAGATCCCACCCCAGCACTCAGGGCCGGGCTGATGGCCCCAACGCAGGTTCAACCAGTCCCCACGGGACATGTCCACCCTTACACCCCAAGCTCAGGCCTGCTGCCCCCTGCCTTCCCACCTGCCCCCAGCCACTAGGGCGGCCCCCTGAGGCTGCGGGAGTGTGCTCCCCAGGCCTGCCCCTGTCCCGAGTCTCACCGCGGTACATGCCGAAGTAGCCCTCTGAGCGGATGGTCTTGATGAGGCAGTCAGACCTGCAGCCAAGGGATGGGGTGAGCCCTGCCCCAGGGAGGTGTTCCcccaggcctgccctgccctcagtttccccctttgtTAAACAGGATGGGGGAACCCAGGAGTCAGAGCCTCAGCCTGCCCCCATGCCCACGGCCCAGCAGACACTCACATGCTGGTGTACAAGCGCTGACCATTCTGCTGGTTCTGCAGCCTTGTCTTGGCCAGGTCGACAGGGAACACGCAGGTGACCCCAATCAGCCCGGCGATGCCGCCATTGATGAGTTTGGCTGGCAGACTGTGGACAGAGGGAGTGTCAGGACCTATTGGGCTCCTGGGCCATAGGGCAGGGGGCTAGGGAAGGTGGGGCCACCCCCCAAGGCAGGGCTGCATTCTGACCTGATCTGCTTATCGGCCATTTAAGTGAGTCACTCAGATAGGAGCGGGGAGGTTTCGGCAGAAGcagcaggtgggtgggtgggatggAGTGAGGAGGGATGGTCCTCCACTTGCTGGGGAATTTTAAAACCACCCTTTCAGTCCTGGAAAGAGGGGACTGGAATCAGTGGGGGTGGGATGGACCACTCAGAGGCACAGCAGGGaacaggccccgcccccaccaccggCCAGACACCAATGCGACCTGGGGGTGCGGCCAGGGGGGAGGTGCCACGGGGTTTCCTCTCaaggtcccccacccccaccggtGGCGCTGGCGGCGTCTTCACAGCACCTGCTCACGCTCACACTCACGTGCACAGGGAGCACAGCCTTTAAAGGGCCAGGCACCTGGAGAGGAGGCAGCGGCAGGGGCAGGGGTTGGCAGGAAGGGGCCAATTTGCCAGCTGGGGCTCCTGGACCCTGGACTGGGCTGCAGCTCCGCCCCCACCTTGGGCAGAGGCAGCTGGGAGGGCCTCTTCAGGAAGCGGTTGGAGTCTCTTCACGGGCTCCTTCCTGGCGCCCCAGGAACCCCTACCTGGGCTCAGCTCACAGCTGCCCAGGGAGACGCTGCCACCTCAGGTGCAGCCCCAACTCCCTTAGCAACTCCACGCTGGAACCCCGGACATCCCCTTCCCTCCGACAGGCACCATTCTCACCCACactcagccctgccctgcctccaccgccctctccacccctcccaggAATTTCATTcccagacagacacacacacaaggacCTGTGACCAGGACCTCTGGAAGCCTCAGGGGTGTGTGGGGGCACAGGGGCGGGTCAGCTGACCTTCTGAGGCTCCCTGTAGTTGGTCCTCTCATCTACTCTAGGGCCCTGGGAAGAGTCCCTCTCACTAGGAGCAGGGCTAGGGAGCCAGAGCCAGCCCTGGGGGCCTCCCATGGGAGGCACAGCCATCAAAACTGAGCTGTGGGGGCCTCCCGCCGCCTGGCCCCCGCAGAGGCCAGCTGTCACCGGTTAGCCAGCAGCACCGCCATGCAGGGTCACCCAGCTGGCTCACAAATGCGGTCCCTCTGAGGACTGATGACCTTCACCTCCACTTTCCCAGGCCAGGCCTCACGCCCTCCCCACGCCTGCCCACCCCCACTAGACCCCACCATCCCTGCTGCCTCTGGTCCGCTCACCCGAGGTGCACAGAGCTCGCTCCTCTGAGACCACAGCCTGCCGGCTAAGCTCACAGAGACCTAGCGCTGAGGGAGGTGCGGCCACGGGGATTGGCCGCGGGGATTGGCCtccgggcggggcggggcgggcctgGGAGGGGACGACTTTCTCTTTCACTTTAGGTTCCCTTCAGCTGTGGGAGAAGGGATGAGAAGGGGTGTGACAGCTTCTGGGAGGCACGGCTCAGCCTCAGAGCCCCCACAGCCCCCAGGGCAGCGAGTCCAACTCACAGTGATCCAGCCAAGCCAGGCCACCTGCCCCGGCTGCCCCACGGGTTCTGCAGCTTGCAGGCTACCTTTATAGGGCACTGGACCCCTGAGGACGGGCCTTTCTGTGCTCAAGCCCCCATGGGCTCTGCTGGGGAATGGGAGCCATGGGGTGGAGATGGGTTAGGGCTCACACGTGTCTGTGGGACTCGAGTGTCCTTTGGGGGAAGGTACATTTCAGGGAAACCTGGTGATGGGTTTCAGAGGAAGACACTCCTGTCCACTGGAAAGGACAAGGAAGGGGTGGCTGGCTGTCAGGGGCCACTGGCTGCCACCCGCAGGCCTGCTCACCTGGCAGGTCCACAGATCACATGAACCGGCACTCCCTGAGCCCTCTGCCCTGccaagccccctcccccccacacacaccctgtgTCAGGGACCTGCTTCTCTGTGCAGCAGCCTGCACAGTAGTCTGACCTCTGAGCTTCAACctgacctccctccccacctctacCACCCCACCCTCCTGGTATAGACTGGCCACCGTCAGCGCTCTCTGCTGCCCAAGACCCTTAGGGGCAGAGGCTACATCCCGACTCTGGTCTCCTGGGTCTTGCCCTGCCCTCTGGGGACTGAACAAACACTGACTCCCCTAGCGTCACCAGACCCCACCTCCTGTCTGGGGTTAGGGACACGTAGATGACAGGGGTCCCGGAAGTCAGACCACCTAAGATAGGAAAGGGAACAGTTGTCCCAGGAAGAGAGGCAGGCCTGAGAAAAGAGTCAGCCCTGGGGCTGGTGTCACAAACTGCAGGCTGGAGGGGGAAGGCCCCACCAGGAACAGTGAGAGTGAGGGGGTCTGCCTGGGGAGGACGGGAGAGATGTCCTCTGGACCCTGAGTACCCCCTTTTCTGTCCTCACTCCGTGGTTTCCACCCCTTGCTTATGAGACAGCTGT from Rhinolophus ferrumequinum isolate MPI-CBG mRhiFer1 chromosome 11, mRhiFer1_v1.p, whole genome shotgun sequence encodes the following:
- the SLC25A22 gene encoding mitochondrial glutamate carrier 1, with translation MADKQISLPAKLINGGIAGLIGVTCVFPVDLAKTRLQNQQNGQRLYTSMSDCLIKTIRSEGYFGMYRGAAVNLTLVTPEKAIKLAANDFFRYQLSKDGQKLTLYREMLAGCGAGTCQVIVTTPMEMLKIQLQDAGRIAAQKKILAAQAQLSTQGGAQPSAEAPSITRPTATQLTRDLLRSRGIAGLYKGLGATLLRDVPFSIVYFPLFANLNQLGQPASGEKSPFYVSFLAGCVAGSTAAVAVNPCDVVKTRLQSLQRGVNEDTYSGFLDCARKILQHEGPSAFLKGAYCRALVIAPLFGIAQVVYFLGIAETLLGLQHPHP